A window of Ictalurus furcatus strain D&B chromosome 18, Billie_1.0, whole genome shotgun sequence contains these coding sequences:
- the LOC128622551 gene encoding heterogeneous nuclear ribonucleoprotein A/B isoform X1, with amino-acid sequence MADDSEQQFMETSENGNGEEELNGATGADTQLEAGGEAAEAESQNGAADGGQIEASKAEEDAGKMFVGGLSWDTSKKDLKDYFSKFGEVTDCTIKMDSNTGRSRGFGFILFKEAASVEKVLQQKEHRLDGRQIDPKKAMAMKKDPVKKIFVGGLNPETTEEKIREYFGAFGEIESIELPTDPKTSKRRGFVFITYKEESSVKKVLEKKYHTVNGSKCEIKVAQPKEVYQQQQYGGRGGGYGGRGRGRGGQHQNWNQGYGNYWNQGYGNQGYGYGGQQGYGNYGGYGNYDYSPGYYGYGGGYDYNQGNTSYGKTPRRGGHQSSYKPY; translated from the exons ATGGCCGACgacagtgagcagcagttcatgGAGACCTCGGAGAACGGAAACGGAGAGGAGGAGCTGAACGGAGCGACGGGCGCGGACACCCAGCTCGAGGCGGGAGGAGAGGCCGCTGAGGCCGAGTCGCAGAACGGAGCGGCGGACGGAGGGCAGATCGAAGCTAGCAAGGCAGAGGAGGACGCCGG CAAAATGTTTGTTGGCGGTCTTAGCTGGGACACGAGCAAAAAAGATCTTAAGGACTACTTCTCAAAGTTCGGTGAGGTGACGGACTGTACCATCAAAATGGACTCTAACACGGGCCGGTCACGTGGTTTTGGGTTCATCCTCTTCAAAGAGGCAGCAAGTGTGGAAAAG GTGTTGCAGCAAAAGGAACACCGGCTAGATGGAAGACAGATTGATCCCAAGAAAGCGATGGCAATGAAGAAGGACCCTGTTAAGAAAATATTTGTTGGCGGACTCAACCCTGAGACTACGGAAGAAAAGATTCGGGAATACTTTGGGGCTTTTGGCGAG attgaATCTATTGAACTTCCCACGGATCCAAAAACAAGCAAGAGAAGGGGTTTCGTCTTTATTACTTATAAGGAGGAGTCGTCTGTCAAGAAAGTCCTAGAAAAGAAATACCATACTGTTAATGGAAGCAAG TGTGAAATTAAAGTTGCCCAGCCTAAGGAGGTCtaccagcagcagcagtatgGTGGTCGTGGTGGTGGCTACGGAGGTCGGGGCAGGGGTCGTGGTG GCCAACACCAGAATTGGAACCAGGGATACGGCAACTACTGGAACCAGGGCTATGGCAATCAGGGATATGGCTACGGTGGACAGCAAGGCTACGGCAACTATGGGGGTTATGGCAACTATGACTATTCTCCTGGCTACTATGGCTATGGTGGTGGATATGACTACA ACCAGGGCAATACGAGCTATGGGAAAACTCCAAGACGTGGAGGCCACCAGAGTAGCTACAAGCCATACTGA
- the LOC128622551 gene encoding heterogeneous nuclear ribonucleoprotein A/B isoform X2 produces MADDSEQQFMETSENGNGEEELNGATGADTQLEAGGEAAEAESQNGAADGGQIEASKAEEDAGKMFVGGLSWDTSKKDLKDYFSKFGEVTDCTIKMDSNTGRSRGFGFILFKEAASVEKVLQQKEHRLDGRQIDPKKAMAMKKDPVKKIFVGGLNPETTEEKIREYFGAFGEIESIELPTDPKTSKRRGFVFITYKEESSVKKVLEKKYHTVNGSKCEIKVAQPKEVYQQQQYGGRGGGYGGRGRGRGGQHQNWNQGYGNYWNQGYGNQGYGYGGQQGYGNYGGYGNYDYSPGYYGYGGGYDYSHKYVQSKNP; encoded by the exons ATGGCCGACgacagtgagcagcagttcatgGAGACCTCGGAGAACGGAAACGGAGAGGAGGAGCTGAACGGAGCGACGGGCGCGGACACCCAGCTCGAGGCGGGAGGAGAGGCCGCTGAGGCCGAGTCGCAGAACGGAGCGGCGGACGGAGGGCAGATCGAAGCTAGCAAGGCAGAGGAGGACGCCGG CAAAATGTTTGTTGGCGGTCTTAGCTGGGACACGAGCAAAAAAGATCTTAAGGACTACTTCTCAAAGTTCGGTGAGGTGACGGACTGTACCATCAAAATGGACTCTAACACGGGCCGGTCACGTGGTTTTGGGTTCATCCTCTTCAAAGAGGCAGCAAGTGTGGAAAAG GTGTTGCAGCAAAAGGAACACCGGCTAGATGGAAGACAGATTGATCCCAAGAAAGCGATGGCAATGAAGAAGGACCCTGTTAAGAAAATATTTGTTGGCGGACTCAACCCTGAGACTACGGAAGAAAAGATTCGGGAATACTTTGGGGCTTTTGGCGAG attgaATCTATTGAACTTCCCACGGATCCAAAAACAAGCAAGAGAAGGGGTTTCGTCTTTATTACTTATAAGGAGGAGTCGTCTGTCAAGAAAGTCCTAGAAAAGAAATACCATACTGTTAATGGAAGCAAG TGTGAAATTAAAGTTGCCCAGCCTAAGGAGGTCtaccagcagcagcagtatgGTGGTCGTGGTGGTGGCTACGGAGGTCGGGGCAGGGGTCGTGGTG GCCAACACCAGAATTGGAACCAGGGATACGGCAACTACTGGAACCAGGGCTATGGCAATCAGGGATATGGCTACGGTGGACAGCAAGGCTACGGCAACTATGGGGGTTATGGCAACTATGACTATTCTCCTGGCTACTATGGCTATGGTGGTGGATATGACTACA GCCATAAGTATGTTCAATCCAAGAACCCATAA